Proteins encoded by one window of Macaca fascicularis isolate 582-1 chromosome 10, T2T-MFA8v1.1:
- the LOC102119691 gene encoding LOW QUALITY PROTEIN: uncharacterized protein (The sequence of the model RefSeq protein was modified relative to this genomic sequence to represent the inferred CDS: inserted 5 bases in 4 codons; substituted 1 base at 1 genomic stop codon) yields MWGPTAAPFLTPCFLLCPPWPSWARMGVGVAVGTLCLQEAMLDRRGHSLSVSLVPAQTLPSSQGCAGLSAEQCWVRQVGLXGGWEGLSDDQCCVCXVGAPAANTSLPTMLATGIPSIPSQTLGTQCYPAGEGEGPTLIPEEQGAWRGEGCWLKTPGPLSQQDNRRASVTFCSFPCWGWQGSLYPXILDPSPGMXLTPLPHPPSPLCPEVRVCHRPWQGVVPGGLRNLPSLWVFIPQQRGACGLSVMVEIQASFHGPRRPFXSNRVFLGLGLAFVKAGPRFTQKMGPGEEERKEISVSQT; encoded by the exons ATGTGGGGTCCCACAGCTGCCCCCTTTCTAACTCCCTGCTTCCTCCTTTGCCCTCCTTGGCCCAGCTGGgccaggatgggggtgggggtagcAGTGGGCACGCTCTGTCTGCAGGAAGCCATGCTAGACAGAAGGGGCcactccctctctgtctcccttgTCCCCGCACAGACACTGCCTTCCTCTCAGGGCTGTGCTGGGCTTTCTGCTGAGCAGTGTTGGGTGAGGCAGGTGGGCC CAGGGGGGTGGGAAGGGCTGTCAGATGACCAGTGCTGTGTGTG GGTTGGGGCCCCTGCTGCGAACACATCCCTGCCCACCATGCTGGCAACTGGGATCCCCTCCATCCCATCCCAGACCCTGGGAACCCAGTGTTATCCAGCAGGGGAGGGTGAAGGACCCACACTCATTCCTGAAGAGCAGGGAGcttggagaggggagggatgcTGGCTGAAGACACCTGGGCCTCTGTCCCAGCAGGACAACAGGAGGGCCAGTGTCACCTTCTGCTCCTTTCCCTGCTGGGGGTGGCAGGGGTCCCTTTACC TCATTCTTGACCCTTCCCCAGGGA CCTTGACCCCCTTACCCCACCCCCCATCACCTCTCTGTCCTGAAGTGAGGGTTTGTCACCGTCCATGGCAAGGTGTGGTGCCTGGTGGGCTCCGTAACCTGCCCTCTCTCTGGGTGTTTATTCCGCAGCAGAGAGGGGCCTGTGGTCTAAGCGTAATGGTGGAAATCCAGGCTTCCTTCCATGGCCCAAGGAGGCCTTTCTAGAGCAACAGAGTTTTCCTGGGACTTGGCCTGGCTTTTGTTAAGGCAGGTCCTAGATTTACTCAGAAGATGGGCCccggagaggaggagaggaaagaaatatCTGTCAGTCAAACATGA